A stretch of the SAR86 cluster bacterium genome encodes the following:
- the bamA gene encoding outer membrane protein assembly factor BamA, which translates to MKMQIKVFFILLLAGLFQAQNISSEEEWVVSDIRISGLQRVSAGSVFNVMPIAVGDTVNVYDLQTTAKTIFKTGQFDDIQLGREANTLIISLVERPSIASIDLDGNKALKTEDLLKGLDDAGLSEGQVFKRSIVNSLALEIQRQYVSQGRYGAKVEVTSEDEPRNRVSLNIEIDEGEVAEIKTINVIGNLSFSDEEILQDFELTTGGWFSFFTNDNRYSREKLKGDIESLESFYKNRGYVEFRLESSQVSVSPDKSGVFITLNISEGTTYDVNEIKIVGDLPIEEEVLKSLILIRKGERFNQFLVTETEEIFKNILGNEGYSFAEVRGVPDVNEDSGNVDLTFYVDSQQRTYVRRIIFKGNKRTHDVVLRREMRQMEGAWASNNLIENSKLRLERLGFFKEVESETIPVPGVNDQIDVEFTVEEEFSGSIGGSLGYGAYGLVLGLNYNENNAFGTGRAVGIGINDSTWQRSYSFSYGEPYFNIDGVSRGYSAYFRESDYGQFNIASYTSDSFGAGIQFGLPISDIERIGLNLNYDNTSIDTGSTPASQILAFTQSEGTKFEVFKTQFIWSRVTLNRGLFPTAGQSQSFALQVAVPGSSLTYSKLTYRHKYFRPIFDGRFVLGFRGELGVLEAYGDTEVAPFFEHYYSGGISSVRGFKQNTLGPRAIPSQFYLDNEGNPIIGQDGNPVANPYSYYRDDRSIGGAYLVEGGFDFIFKLPFIEDQRSMRSSFFVDVGNVFSKDCGFDQSNVNCSELDLGELRYSYGVGVTWITQLGPMSLAIAAPSNEGPLDETENFQFEIGTQF; encoded by the coding sequence ATGAAGATGCAAATTAAAGTATTTTTTATCCTACTTTTAGCAGGTCTTTTTCAAGCCCAAAATATCAGTTCCGAAGAAGAGTGGGTTGTTAGTGATATTAGAATCAGCGGTTTGCAGAGAGTTTCAGCAGGAAGTGTATTTAATGTTATGCCAATTGCTGTTGGTGATACCGTCAATGTATATGACCTCCAAACTACTGCAAAGACGATATTTAAGACAGGTCAATTTGATGATATCCAACTCGGCCGAGAAGCGAATACTTTAATAATAAGTTTAGTAGAAAGACCTTCAATAGCATCTATAGATCTTGATGGAAACAAGGCTTTGAAAACTGAAGACCTGCTGAAAGGATTAGATGACGCAGGACTTTCAGAAGGCCAAGTTTTTAAACGGTCGATTGTGAATAGTTTGGCATTAGAAATTCAAAGGCAATATGTTTCTCAAGGTCGTTACGGTGCGAAGGTTGAAGTTACAAGTGAGGATGAGCCTAGAAATAGGGTATCTTTGAATATTGAAATAGATGAGGGAGAGGTAGCTGAGATAAAAACTATAAATGTAATAGGTAATCTATCATTCTCTGATGAAGAGATTTTACAAGATTTTGAGCTAACCACAGGTGGATGGTTCTCTTTTTTTACAAATGATAATAGATATTCAAGAGAGAAATTAAAGGGTGACATCGAATCTCTAGAGTCATTTTACAAAAATAGAGGCTATGTTGAATTTCGTTTAGAAAGTTCTCAAGTGAGCGTTTCGCCCGATAAATCTGGCGTTTTTATTACACTCAATATTTCCGAAGGAACAACTTATGATGTTAATGAAATCAAGATAGTTGGAGACCTACCTATTGAAGAAGAAGTTCTTAAATCGCTAATATTGATTAGAAAAGGAGAGCGTTTTAATCAGTTTTTAGTTACAGAAACAGAAGAGATTTTTAAAAATATACTAGGTAATGAAGGGTATAGTTTCGCTGAAGTACGAGGTGTCCCTGATGTAAACGAAGATTCAGGAAATGTAGACCTAACATTCTATGTAGATTCTCAACAAAGAACATACGTTAGACGCATTATTTTTAAAGGAAATAAGAGGACACATGACGTAGTGCTTAGAAGAGAAATGAGGCAAATGGAAGGCGCCTGGGCATCCAATAATCTCATAGAAAATTCGAAGTTAAGACTCGAGAGATTAGGATTCTTCAAAGAGGTTGAATCAGAGACTATACCTGTTCCTGGAGTTAACGATCAGATCGATGTTGAGTTTACAGTTGAAGAAGAGTTTTCAGGATCAATTGGAGGCAGTTTAGGATATGGAGCCTATGGCTTAGTTCTAGGTCTCAATTACAATGAAAATAATGCTTTTGGAACAGGGCGAGCAGTTGGCATAGGTATTAATGATAGCACCTGGCAACGCAGCTACTCTTTTAGCTATGGAGAGCCATATTTTAATATAGATGGAGTGAGCAGAGGTTATAGTGCTTATTTTAGAGAGTCTGACTATGGTCAATTTAATATTGCAAGTTATACGTCTGATTCTTTTGGAGCAGGCATACAGTTTGGTCTGCCAATAAGCGATATTGAGAGAATAGGACTCAACTTAAATTACGATAATACAAGTATTGATACTGGTTCTACTCCTGCATCGCAGATTCTAGCTTTCACCCAATCTGAAGGTACTAAATTTGAAGTATTTAAGACCCAATTCATCTGGTCAAGAGTTACCTTGAATAGGGGGCTATTCCCTACTGCAGGCCAATCACAATCTTTCGCCCTCCAAGTTGCTGTTCCAGGTAGTTCTTTGACATACTCTAAACTCACCTATAGACATAAATATTTCCGACCAATTTTTGATGGAAGATTCGTACTAGGATTTAGAGGTGAGCTTGGAGTACTAGAGGCTTATGGAGATACAGAAGTAGCTCCTTTCTTTGAGCATTATTATTCTGGTGGGATTAGTTCGGTAAGGGGCTTTAAGCAAAATACTCTTGGTCCAAGAGCTATACCCTCACAGTTTTATTTAGATAATGAAGGTAATCCTATAATTGGCCAAGATGGTAATCCGGTTGCAAATCCTTATTCATATTACAGAGATGATAGGTCAATAGGAGGAGCTTACTTAGTAGAAGGTGGCTTCGATTTTATATTTAAGCTACCTTTCATTGAGGACCAAAGATCAATGCGTAGCTCTTTCTTTGTGGATGTCGGAAATGTATTTTCTAAGGACTGTGGATTCGATCAATCAAACGTAAATTGCAGCGAACTCGACTTAGGGGAGTTGAGGTATTCTTATGGAGTTGGAGTGACTTGGATAACTCAGTTGGGCCCAATGTCTCTTGCTATTGCAGCTCCTTCTAATGAAGGCCCTTTAGATGAAACAGAAAATTTTCAATTTGAAATAGGGACACAATTTTAA
- the lpxB gene encoding lipid-A-disaccharide synthase, which yields MIGNTLENNPLKIAIVAGERSGDELGAPLMKSLKSINPSIEFIGVGGSKMTSEGLESYFDMSEISVMGIIEPLLNLRKLLKLRKGLKKYLHHHKPDIFIGIDSPDFNLPIANFLKKNLQIKTIQYVSPSVWAWRKGRIKSMERSIDSVLTLFPFEETAYSNSKIKTCYVGHPLSYKIDINNMEIESKVQNSIALLPGSRKSEILLMGDLMIKSAKKLKLMNPNYQFFMPLSDSSHLDLFKEDTEDFIHISYENSQDVLKKASMAIITSGTATLEAALSFTPCIAVYKTNWLSYLLIKPLLHIDSFSLPNLILGKKILPELLQSEATIEKIISSVNLLEARGFEFYRKEFNFIKEKLKAGGADKASVEVLKLLN from the coding sequence TTGATAGGGAATACCCTTGAAAATAATCCTTTAAAGATCGCAATAGTGGCAGGTGAAAGGTCAGGTGATGAATTAGGCGCACCCTTGATGAAATCCTTGAAATCAATCAATCCTTCAATTGAGTTTATAGGTGTCGGAGGTTCGAAGATGACTTCTGAGGGGCTTGAATCTTACTTTGATATGAGTGAGATATCAGTAATGGGTATTATTGAACCTTTATTAAATTTAAGAAAATTATTAAAACTTAGAAAGGGTTTAAAAAAATATTTACACCATCATAAGCCCGATATTTTTATAGGAATTGACTCACCTGACTTCAATCTTCCCATTGCAAATTTTTTGAAAAAGAATCTTCAAATCAAGACAATACAATACGTAAGTCCTTCTGTTTGGGCATGGCGTAAAGGCCGCATAAAATCTATGGAGAGATCAATAGATTCTGTTTTAACCCTTTTTCCTTTTGAAGAGACTGCTTATTCCAATTCGAAGATCAAGACATGTTATGTAGGACACCCTTTGTCTTACAAAATTGATATTAACAATATGGAAATAGAATCCAAAGTTCAAAATAGTATTGCGTTATTACCAGGAAGCAGGAAGTCAGAGATATTACTAATGGGTGATTTGATGATTAAGTCGGCAAAGAAACTGAAGCTAATGAATCCAAACTACCAATTTTTTATGCCATTATCAGATTCATCTCATCTGGACCTTTTTAAGGAAGATACGGAAGATTTCATTCATATTTCATATGAGAATTCTCAAGATGTTTTAAAGAAAGCTTCTATGGCAATTATTACATCTGGAACAGCAACCTTGGAGGCTGCCTTATCATTCACTCCTTGTATAGCTGTATATAAGACTAATTGGTTGTCTTATTTATTAATTAAACCATTACTTCATATTGACTCTTTTTCATTACCAAATTTAATTTTAGGTAAGAAAATTTTACCTGAGCTATTGCAGTCTGAAGCAACTATAGAAAAGATAATCTCTTCAGTAAATCTATTAGAGGCTAGAGGCTTTGAATTCTATAGAAAAGAGTTTAATTTTATAAAAGAAAAGCTAAAGGCTGGGGGAGCAGATAAGGCGTCTGTTGAGGTTTTAAAGTTATTAAATTGA
- the dxr gene encoding 1-deoxy-D-xylulose-5-phosphate reductoisomerase has product MKSLAILGSTGSVGKSTLDVIRENKDEFKIELLAARTNFRLMAEQCNEFTPKFVYLENKEAQKSFLDELGTNNPQVTFLSNEKELNQIIASQDLEIVVAAMVGIAGLKPVFQAIKHGKHILLANKESYVVAGEILNNLSKKTDATIFPIDSEHSAIHQCLMGVKNEESISRIILTGSGGPFLNRDINDFKNITPKEATAHPIWNMGDKISVDSSTMMNKCLEIIEAKWLFGFDDIDVLIHPEGIIHSLVEFKDKSLIAQLSIPDMKIPIAYGLGFPERINSSCDSLDFEKISNLSFVKPDLKKFPSLVLAKDCINSGGTSFSTLNAANEVCVASFLEGRIGYLDIHKIISEVLDKSDIKMVEEIEDIFEADVQSREMTKELINLN; this is encoded by the coding sequence ATGAAAAGTTTAGCTATTTTAGGTTCTACGGGTTCTGTCGGAAAATCAACTTTAGATGTCATAAGAGAAAATAAAGACGAATTTAAAATTGAATTACTCGCAGCTAGAACCAATTTCCGTTTAATGGCAGAACAGTGTAATGAATTTACTCCAAAATTCGTCTATCTAGAAAATAAAGAAGCCCAAAAGTCATTTTTGGACGAACTGGGAACAAATAATCCTCAAGTGACTTTCCTATCAAATGAGAAGGAATTAAACCAAATTATTGCTTCACAAGATTTAGAAATTGTTGTTGCTGCTATGGTTGGAATAGCGGGATTAAAGCCTGTATTCCAAGCAATAAAGCATGGAAAGCATATTTTATTAGCAAACAAGGAGTCTTATGTTGTAGCAGGAGAAATTTTAAATAATTTATCTAAAAAAACCGACGCTACAATTTTTCCAATAGATAGCGAGCATAGTGCAATTCATCAGTGTTTAATGGGAGTTAAAAATGAAGAATCAATATCACGGATAATATTAACAGGATCGGGTGGTCCTTTTCTCAATAGAGATATTAACGACTTTAAGAATATAACTCCTAAAGAGGCAACCGCACATCCTATTTGGAATATGGGGGATAAGATCTCGGTTGATTCATCAACCATGATGAATAAATGCTTAGAAATAATAGAAGCTAAATGGTTATTTGGATTTGACGACATAGATGTGCTGATCCATCCAGAAGGTATTATTCATTCCTTGGTTGAGTTTAAAGATAAATCTCTGATAGCCCAACTCTCTATTCCAGATATGAAAATTCCAATAGCGTATGGTTTGGGTTTCCCTGAAAGAATCAACTCTAGTTGTGATTCACTTGATTTTGAAAAGATCAGCAATCTTTCTTTTGTAAAGCCAGATTTAAAAAAATTTCCTTCATTAGTTCTTGCAAAGGATTGTATTAATTCTGGTGGAACAAGCTTTTCTACTTTAAATGCTGCAAATGAAGTGTGTGTAGCTTCCTTTTTAGAAGGTAGAATAGGCTACTTGGATATACATAAAATTATTTCAGAAGTCTTGGATAAATCAGATATAAAGATGGTCGAAGAAATAGAAGATATTTTCGAAGCTGATGTGCAATCTAGAGAGATGACTAAAGAACTTATAAACCTAAATTAA
- the fabZ gene encoding 3-hydroxyacyl-ACP dehydratase FabZ, whose translation MEVEINIEEIQEFLPHRYPMLLVDRVTDMVLGESVTAYKNITTNEPFFMGHFPGKQVMPGVLIVEAMAQASGILGFKTMDKRPEDGSIYYFVGADDLRFKRPAIPGDKLILNSKVITNKKGIWKFDCSATVDSELVAKATILCADRPK comes from the coding sequence ATGGAAGTAGAAATAAATATAGAAGAGATTCAAGAGTTTTTGCCTCACAGATATCCCATGCTTCTCGTGGATAGAGTTACGGATATGGTTCTAGGTGAATCTGTTACAGCTTATAAAAATATTACTACTAATGAGCCTTTTTTTATGGGACATTTTCCTGGAAAACAGGTCATGCCAGGTGTTTTGATTGTTGAAGCCATGGCCCAAGCTTCGGGCATCCTAGGTTTTAAAACAATGGATAAAAGGCCTGAAGATGGGTCAATATACTACTTTGTAGGAGCTGATGATCTAAGATTTAAAAGACCTGCAATTCCTGGCGATAAACTCATTTTGAATTCAAAGGTAATAACCAATAAGAAAGGGATTTGGAAGTTTGACTGTTCAGCAACCGTAGACAGTGAGCTTGTAGCAAAGGCTACGATACTTTGCGCTGATAGGCCAAAATAA
- the lpxA gene encoding acyl-ACP--UDP-N-acetylglucosamine O-acyltransferase, with protein sequence MIHSSSIVDDSAKIDDSVEIGPFCLIGPEVEIEEGTKIESHVILKGPAKIGKRNHIFQFSTLGDGSPDKKYNNEPTTLVIGDDNIIREGVTIHRGTIQDRGETLIGDGNLIMAYSHIAHDCVLGNDIVLTNQAALAGSVHVGDGAILGGYAIVHQFCSIGSYSFCAMGSAVNKDIPAYVKVRGNPAKPFGVNVTGIKRIGYSKETIEALRAAYRSIYRKKLTVDEAMKDLDSLRKDFIEVDIFLSSIEGSKRGISR encoded by the coding sequence ATGATCCACTCCTCTTCAATAGTTGACGATTCTGCCAAAATTGATGATTCAGTAGAAATTGGTCCTTTTTGTCTTATCGGACCGGAAGTAGAAATAGAGGAAGGCACAAAAATAGAGTCTCATGTTATTTTGAAAGGACCTGCGAAGATAGGGAAAAGAAATCACATATTCCAGTTTTCTACTTTAGGTGATGGAAGTCCGGACAAGAAATATAACAATGAGCCTACTACCCTAGTTATTGGAGATGACAATATCATAAGGGAGGGTGTAACAATTCACAGAGGTACTATTCAGGATCGTGGTGAAACTCTTATCGGCGATGGAAATCTTATTATGGCTTATTCTCATATTGCGCATGATTGTGTATTAGGAAATGATATTGTTTTAACTAATCAGGCTGCACTAGCTGGTTCTGTTCATGTTGGAGATGGCGCAATACTTGGAGGTTATGCCATTGTTCATCAATTTTGCTCTATTGGCAGTTACAGTTTTTGTGCAATGGGCAGCGCGGTAAATAAAGATATACCTGCATATGTGAAAGTCAGAGGTAATCCGGCTAAACCTTTTGGAGTAAACGTAACAGGCATAAAAAGAATCGGATATTCTAAGGAAACTATAGAAGCATTAAGAGCTGCTTATAGATCAATTTATAGAAAGAAGCTTACGGTCGATGAGGCTATGAAGGATCTTGATTCTTTAAGAAAGGATTTTATTGAAGTAGATATATTCTTAAGTTCAATTGAAGGCTCTAAGAGAGGTATATCTCGTTGA
- a CDS encoding OmpH family outer membrane protein: MKFFKTLFAVLTASFFTFTLQSADLNIATLDPQAALFSTNVAKKELEELENSDEWKEVVEELQAKATEAREIQERTQKDGPTMSDEEKQEAAQKFQSLQQDINFLREKTNQFRNQTLQLLSQEQAEKFQVIVTELIRAKGITLLINSGAQQQILLHADQSYDITQEVIDAMNEKED, encoded by the coding sequence ATGAAATTTTTTAAAACTTTATTTGCCGTGCTTACGGCATCCTTTTTTACTTTTACTCTTCAGTCGGCAGATTTAAATATAGCCACTCTGGATCCTCAAGCAGCTTTATTTAGCACTAATGTTGCAAAAAAAGAGCTTGAAGAATTAGAAAATTCAGACGAATGGAAAGAAGTTGTTGAAGAACTTCAAGCGAAAGCAACTGAGGCTAGAGAGATACAAGAAAGAACTCAAAAAGATGGTCCAACAATGTCTGATGAAGAAAAACAAGAAGCAGCACAGAAATTTCAGTCTCTCCAGCAGGATATTAATTTTTTAAGAGAAAAAACTAATCAATTCAGGAATCAAACTCTTCAATTGCTTTCGCAAGAACAGGCAGAGAAATTTCAAGTCATCGTCACTGAATTAATTAGAGCAAAAGGAATAACACTCTTAATAAATAGTGGAGCACAACAGCAAATACTTCTTCACGCAGATCAAAGCTACGATATTACTCAAGAAGTAATCGATGCTATGAATGAAAAAGAAGATTAA
- the lpxD gene encoding UDP-3-O-(3-hydroxymyristoyl)glucosamine N-acyltransferase: protein MSSLKSFKLSQLAEILGAELEGDASKEIIGINTLENSSDQEVSFIARESYLTKLSTTKAGAVICNTDYSELFTGNKLICENPYLTYARCTELFKKKPTIRTGISSLAAIEDTAIISDTASIGNFVTVSENAVIEDEVVLMPGVFIGAGSRIGKSSIIYANVSIYDSVNIGEECILHSGVVVGSDGLGFAKDNGSWIKIEHLGEVIIGANVEIGSNSTIDRGSIGNTVIGDNVKIDNQVHVAHNVVIGSGTAIAGNSAIAGSTKIGKNCTLAGCSAIVDNIEISDEVHVTAMSLITKSIKESGYYSSGTPFMKNSDWKKNAVAFKRLHGLIKK from the coding sequence GTGTCTTCCCTAAAAAGCTTTAAGTTATCTCAACTTGCTGAAATCCTTGGAGCAGAACTCGAAGGTGATGCCTCTAAAGAAATAATTGGAATAAATACTCTTGAAAATTCTTCAGACCAAGAAGTTTCCTTTATTGCTAGAGAGTCATATTTAACAAAATTATCTACTACTAAGGCTGGTGCAGTTATTTGCAATACAGATTACTCGGAATTATTTACTGGTAACAAATTGATATGTGAAAATCCTTATTTAACTTACGCTAGATGTACTGAACTCTTCAAAAAAAAACCTACTATCAGAACCGGAATTTCTAGCTTAGCAGCCATTGAAGATACGGCAATAATTTCTGATACTGCATCAATAGGAAATTTTGTAACAGTATCAGAAAATGCTGTGATAGAAGACGAGGTTGTATTAATGCCTGGAGTTTTCATTGGCGCAGGCAGTAGAATTGGGAAGAGCTCAATTATATATGCAAACGTATCAATATATGATTCCGTAAATATTGGCGAAGAATGTATTCTACATTCTGGAGTAGTAGTTGGCTCAGATGGTTTAGGCTTTGCCAAAGATAACGGCTCGTGGATAAAGATTGAACACTTAGGAGAAGTAATAATTGGAGCTAACGTTGAAATTGGTTCAAACAGTACAATTGACAGAGGATCAATCGGCAATACTGTGATTGGAGATAATGTGAAAATAGATAATCAAGTTCATGTAGCACATAATGTAGTGATTGGTTCCGGTACTGCTATTGCAGGTAATAGTGCAATCGCAGGGAGCACAAAAATTGGAAAGAATTGTACTCTTGCAGGGTGTTCTGCCATTGTTGATAACATCGAGATTTCAGATGAGGTGCACGTTACAGCAATGTCACTGATAACAAAATCAATAAAAGAGAGCGGTTATTATTCGTCAGGCACACCATTTATGAAAAACTCTGACTGGAAAAAAAATGCAGTTGCCTTTAAAAGACTGCATGGATTAATCAAAAAGTAA
- the rseP gene encoding RIP metalloprotease RseP: protein MDLLFTIFSFIFLISIIVGIHELGHFLTARYCKIHVLKFKIGFGKELFSYKDKKDCTYSFGVLPLGGYVQMLGENNPVQEGSEGSFENKKSYLQASLGERAAVTVAGPIANFFLAAFVYFYLALVGTTQLSSLIGEVIPESLSKEYGISVNDKIVQIDNETVTVFNDINLILSKRIGDTGVVNIKYIREGQERTALLPIDNWLSDNDQIAPSQALGLQPFLPPIVGELQEDGPALKYGIKEGDLIQAINGKDVSTWQELSRILSLLPNQLIEIKVLRGQESKILMLESSSFIDETGVQKGRIGILASNNINNWPADFVVEKKENFFPALLVGIEDTYRYTILIITSIGKMLSGSISADNLGGPIQISVLAGSAAKAGYVTFLSMVALLSINLGLLNLLPIPILDGGQLLMIAIEKVKGSPVSEIAIEYSMRIGLVLVVSLMIFAFANDIARLI from the coding sequence ATGGACCTATTATTCACCATATTTTCTTTTATTTTTCTTATAAGCATCATTGTGGGCATTCATGAGCTTGGCCATTTCTTAACAGCAAGATATTGTAAAATTCATGTTCTGAAGTTTAAGATAGGTTTCGGTAAAGAACTATTTTCTTATAAGGATAAGAAAGATTGTACATATTCATTCGGGGTACTACCGTTAGGTGGCTATGTACAAATGTTGGGTGAGAATAATCCTGTTCAAGAGGGATCTGAAGGATCTTTTGAAAATAAAAAATCTTATCTACAGGCTTCTCTAGGAGAGAGAGCTGCAGTAACAGTAGCAGGTCCAATTGCTAATTTTTTCCTTGCTGCCTTTGTCTATTTTTATTTAGCACTAGTTGGTACGACCCAACTTTCGTCTTTAATTGGTGAGGTTATTCCTGAGAGTCTTTCTAAAGAATACGGTATTTCAGTTAATGACAAGATAGTACAAATAGATAATGAAACGGTCACGGTATTTAATGATATAAACCTCATTCTTTCGAAGAGGATTGGAGATACTGGAGTTGTCAATATTAAATATATTAGAGAAGGTCAGGAGAGAACAGCTTTGTTACCAATAGACAATTGGTTATCCGATAATGATCAAATTGCTCCAAGTCAAGCCTTAGGACTTCAGCCATTTCTTCCTCCGATAGTTGGTGAACTCCAAGAGGACGGACCTGCACTTAAGTACGGTATAAAAGAAGGAGACTTGATACAAGCCATTAATGGTAAAGATGTTTCTACTTGGCAAGAATTATCGAGAATTCTCAGTCTTTTGCCTAATCAGCTTATTGAGATTAAAGTACTGAGAGGCCAGGAATCGAAAATACTGATGCTTGAGAGTTCAAGTTTTATCGATGAGACAGGAGTTCAAAAGGGCAGGATAGGTATACTTGCTTCTAATAATATTAATAATTGGCCTGCAGATTTTGTGGTTGAAAAAAAAGAGAACTTCTTTCCAGCCTTATTAGTTGGCATTGAGGACACCTACAGATATACAATTTTGATTATTACTTCAATAGGTAAGATGTTAAGCGGATCAATATCAGCTGATAACCTTGGAGGTCCAATACAGATTTCAGTGCTTGCAGGATCTGCTGCCAAAGCAGGATATGTTACTTTTTTATCAATGGTGGCATTATTGAGTATCAATCTGGGACTATTGAATCTTCTTCCAATACCTATACTAGATGGCGGTCAATTGCTAATGATTGCTATAGAAAAAGTTAAAGGGTCTCCCGTTTCTGAAATTGCAATTGAATATTCCATGCGAATTGGATTAGTTCTCGTTGTAAGTTTAATGATATTTGCCTTTGCAAATGATATTGCAAGGTTGATCTAG
- a CDS encoding phosphatidate cytidylyltransferase yields the protein MLNQRLLSAFIIILGISLLILLLNNQYLTYLVALISSISLWEFLKVRFTNAVSILGVFLFLILMFVSFSPFFSYLFITLSVITYFLSSILILSFPLNKNFLKRSMIWSLFGFIIHLGFFASLIQIISNNNFQFIFPEIESGKFLIFYIVLIAILMDSIAFFAGKSLGKRPFITNVSPNKTLEGFMAAIVVTPLLLSTTAFNILNLPFFLVLSILLVVSLYSVLGDAFASMMKRVVEVKDYSNLIPGHGGLFDRLDSHVAAFPCFVFLLNIV from the coding sequence ATGCTAAATCAAAGGTTACTAAGTGCTTTTATAATAATACTTGGAATCAGCCTTCTTATACTATTATTAAATAACCAATACTTAACATATCTTGTTGCTTTAATCTCATCCATCTCTCTTTGGGAATTTTTGAAGGTTAGGTTTACAAATGCTGTTTCTATCTTAGGAGTATTCCTTTTCCTAATTTTGATGTTTGTTTCTTTTTCACCTTTCTTTAGTTATTTATTTATCACACTGAGTGTAATCACTTACTTTTTGTCCTCAATTCTTATCTTAAGTTTTCCTTTGAATAAGAATTTCCTAAAAAGATCTATGATTTGGAGTTTATTTGGATTTATTATCCACCTTGGATTCTTTGCATCCTTAATTCAGATTATTTCTAACAATAATTTTCAATTTATATTTCCTGAAATAGAGAGTGGAAAATTTTTAATATTTTATATTGTTTTAATTGCCATTCTCATGGACTCTATTGCTTTTTTTGCAGGAAAAAGTCTTGGTAAAAGACCTTTTATAACAAATGTTAGCCCAAATAAGACACTTGAGGGTTTTATGGCTGCAATTGTCGTTACACCTCTTCTTTTATCGACCACAGCTTTCAATATTCTCAATTTACCGTTCTTTTTAGTTTTAAGTATATTGTTAGTAGTTTCTTTATATTCTGTTTTAGGAGATGCTTTTGCTAGCATGATGAAGCGTGTTGTAGAAGTGAAGGATTATTCAAATTTGATTCCTGGACATGGCGGTCTTTTCGATCGCTTAGACAGCCATGTTGCAGCTTTTCCTTGTTTTGTTTTTTTATTGAATATAGTTTAA